A region of Necator americanus strain Aroian chromosome I, whole genome shotgun sequence DNA encodes the following proteins:
- a CDS encoding hypothetical protein (NECATOR_CHRI.G192.T2) gives MSDAVCNTESSTACDASESPPILQNRQPIWRRHVFPASPAVSVDPFELPPSLTPALKRVKSRTKLVPKTQAVPDCSSTVVPSLFLRTSPRKKPPTEKNFYLVTQMEQKVDLGKCGAAAENAPTSSTDTNIGSQIPSRVDNNPYPVSLPPKKPRLAFLATSTSDFRSPRKPVTIEPDFQKPSSSTPLSRFSKTLRHSSASLSRIADKITRESETSHNDLPEKTLLMSPKLFRSRSSMNLRLTPERDLRERRISESSNATAPRASPKKKLQPSATLSDLRRSPSASTNRRRRASLSCSHSKEPLAKQLRKRSSSLELRDIETNEIALHRKRRVNYVKQVNVLDMVTTLTEIFPSQNTEQAVTLSTESVSSNDPEVKITPPPLGAADRDSQEDTNCNHDTLKDDELIKTHLSAGSEHDQGEAETTNSFVKSCPLETKLISSKTEKAANSNNRGELVEPERGQPVVVMNTMEAESGISFASIEKTAKDGSDERENDNNDDQIACSCSIEAGSSTSSCTVECVSDGATQEATANEIKISSPLRKSSSNSTNCATSNLVRKSKSEQSLDKRVRFQNVSVYYFARTQGISTVPKNGEVTLGMVDKHFTKRQFPLWYGRRPELTLPIDYEEEMSESENIGDVFDAEGLERCTAHQLPLFEGKTRIRMLKRSGVQLQKDENVESLESIRRSRILCGCQCESGFCRPETCQCALDGIGCQVDGPDEFGRSHPCSCTYANCLNPCGRIEFDPEHVKNHYRITMMRLNHAEQKGIYDSPQRIRFTSDGEAQSVSYFTPPPSKSTPLIGMQTQAQESKLLTDVDDPPTRKCPVTPVYKKSKQKRGLKVELIGDRAWMEPSEPGVFVSFLFFKCTCLLYRLIN, from the exons ATGAGTGATGCA GTATGTAATACTGAATCTTCAACTGCTTGTGATGCTTCCGAATCACCTCCTATCCTACAG AATCGACAACCCATCTGGAGACGACATGTTTTCCCTGCTAGTCCTGCTGTG AGTGTTGATCCATTCGAGTTGCCTCCCAGTCTCACACCAGCTCTTAAACGAGTGAAGTCACGAACGAAACTGGTACCAAAG ACACAAGCTGTTCCTGACTGCAGTTCTACGGTCGTGCCTTCGTTGTTCTTAAGAACGAGTCCTAGGAAGAAGCCTCCGACCGAG AAAAACTTTTACTTGGTCACtcaaatggaacaaaaagtTGATCTGGGAAAGTGCGGGGCCGCAGCCGAAAATGCGCCTACTAGTTCCACTGATACCAATATTGGTTCGCAAATCCCATCTAGAGTTGAT aACAACCCCTATCCTGTGTCATTACCACCGAAGAAGCCGCGTCTTGCATTTCTAGCAACAAGCACTTCTGATTTCCGCTCACCTCGAAAACCGGTGACAATAGAGCCTGATTTCCAG AAGCCTTCTTCTTCGACACCATTGTCTCGCTTTTCAAAGACGCTTAGACACAGTAGTGCTAGTCTCAGTAGAATAGCCGATAAGATTACTCGAGAGTCGGAGACCTCGCATAACGatttg CCggaaaaaacacttttaatGTCACCGAAATTGTTTCGTAGTCGGAGCAGTATGAACCTGAGATTAACGCCGGAAAGAGATTTGCGAGAGCGAAGGATTTCTGAATCGAGCAATGCAACG GCTCCTCGTGCTAGCCCGAAGAAGAAACTTCAGCCGAGTGCAACGTTATCAGATTTGCGACGCTCACCTTCAGCATCGACGAATCGAAGAAGGCGCGCTTCGCTCTCATGCTCACACTCAAAG GAACCTCTTGCTAAACAGTTGCGCAAAAGAAGCTCGAGTCTTGAGCTGCGAGACATCGAAACTAATGAGATAGCACTACATAGGAAAAGGAGGGTCAACTATGTGAAGCAA GTAAACGTACTTGACATGGTAACTACCTTGACAGAGATTTTCCCAAGCCAGAACACTGAACAGGCAGTCACTCTATCCACAGAGAGTGTAAGCAGTAATGATCCGGAAGTAAAGATTA CTCCTCCACCATTGGGCGCTGCAGACCGAGATAGCCAAGAAGATACTAATTGCAACCATGACACTCTGAAGGATGATGAACTAATAAAAACTCACCTGAGCGCTGGGAGTGAACATGATCAGGGAGAAGCAGAAACGACAAATAGTTTTGTGAAGAGTTGTCCTCTAGAGACCAAGCTGATATCATCAAAGACGGAAAAAGCGGCTAACAGTAACAACAGAGGAGAACTTGTTGAACCAGAGAGAGGTCAACCGGTTGTGGTCATGAACACCATGGAGGCTGAATCTGGCATTTCATTCGCGAGTATAgagaaaactgcaaaagaTGGATCCGATGAACGAGAAAATGATAACAACGATGATCAAATAGCATGTTCCTGCTCAATAGAAGCTGGTTCGTCAACAAGTTCTTGTACAGTTGAATGTGTTTCTGACGGTGCTACCCAAGAAGCTACTGCGAATGAAATTAAGATATCAAG TCCACTGAGGAAAAGTTCTTCCAATTCTACTAATTGCGCAACTTCAAACTTGGTACGAAAATCGAAATCTGAACAATCTCTGGATAAGCGAGTCAGATTCCAAAACGTTAGTGTGTACTACTTCGCTCGAACACAAGGAATTTCCACAGTGCCGAAAAATGGCGAAGTAACGTTAG GGATGGTAGATAAGCACTTCACGAAGCGGCAGTTTCCGCTTTGGTACGGAAGACGACCAGAACTAACGCTTCCGATTGACTATGAA GAAGAGATGTCAGAGAGTGAAAATATTGGTGATGTGTTTGACGCCGAGGGGCTTGAGCGGTGCACTGCTCATCAACTGCCTCTGTTCGAAGGTAAAACTCGAATCAGGATGTTGAAGCGGTCAGGAGTACAACTGCAGAAG GATGAAAACGTAGAAAGTTTGGAATCTATTCGAAGGTCACGCATTTTATGTGGGTGCCAATGCGAAAGCGGATTTTGCAGACCGGAGACATGTCAGTGCGCTTTAGATGGGATAGGTTGCCAG GTTGATGGCCCAGATGAGTTCGGAAGATCGCACCCGTGCTCATGCACATACGCTAACTGTCTCAACCCCTGCGGAAGGATAGAATTTGATCCGGAGCATGTTAAGAATCATTACCGAATAACTATGATGCGATTGAACCATGCAGAACAAAAG GGAATATACGACTCACCACAGCGGATACGTTTCACATCAGACGGGGAGGCTCAATCGGTTTCCTACTTCACACCTCCACCTTCTAAA AGCACACCGCTAATTGGAATGCAAACCCAAGCTCAGGAGAGCAAATTACTAACCGACGTGGACGACCCGCCTACGCGCAAGTGTCCAGTGACGCCGGTCTACAAAAAATCCAAGCAAAAGCG TGGACTGAAGGTGGAACTTATTGGTGATCGGGCCTGGATGGAGCCTTCAGAACCTG gtgtttttgtttcttttctcttttttaaatgtacaTGCCTTCTCTATCGACTGATAAACTAA
- a CDS encoding hypothetical protein (NECATOR_CHRI.G192.T1): MSDAVCNTESSTACDASESPPILQNRQPIWRRHVFPASPAVSVDPFELPPSLTPALKRVKSRTKLVPKTQAVPDCSSTVVPSLFLRTSPRKKPPTEKNFYLVTQMEQKVDLGKCGAAAENAPTSSTDTNIGSQIPSRVDNNPYPVSLPPKKPRLAFLATSTSDFRSPRKPVTIEPDFQKPSSSTPLSRFSKTLRHSSASLSRIADKITRESETSHNDLPEKTLLMSPKLFRSRSSMNLRLTPERDLRERRISESSNATAPRASPKKKLQPSATLSDLRRSPSASTNRRRRASLSCSHSKEPLAKQLRKRSSSLELRDIETNEIALHRKRRVNYVKQVNVLDMVTTLTEIFPSQNTEQAVTLSTESVSSNDPEVKITPPPLGAADRDSQEDTNCNHDTLKDDELIKTHLSAGSEHDQGEAETTNSFVKSCPLETKLISSKTEKAANSNNRGELVEPERGQPVVVMNTMEAESGISFASIEKTAKDGSDERENDNNDDQIACSCSIEAGSSTSSCTVECVSDGATQEATANEIKISSPLRKSSSNSTNCATSNLVRKSKSEQSLDKRVRFQNVSVYYFARTQGISTVPKNGEVTLGMVDKHFTKRQFPLWYGRRPELTLPIDYEEEMSESENIGDVFDAEGLERCTAHQLPLFEGKTRIRMLKRSGVQLQKDENVESLESIRRSRILCGCQCESGFCRPETCQCALDGIGCQVDGPDEFGRSHPCSCTYANCLNPCGRIEFDPEHVKNHYRITMMRLNHAEQKGIYDSPQRIRFTSDGEAQSVSYFTPPPSKSTPLIGMQTQAQESKLLTDVDDPPTRKCPVTPVYKKSKQKRGLKVELIGDRAWMEPSEPGEFQEIVSDAPKQY, encoded by the exons ATGAGTGATGCA GTATGTAATACTGAATCTTCAACTGCTTGTGATGCTTCCGAATCACCTCCTATCCTACAG AATCGACAACCCATCTGGAGACGACATGTTTTCCCTGCTAGTCCTGCTGTG AGTGTTGATCCATTCGAGTTGCCTCCCAGTCTCACACCAGCTCTTAAACGAGTGAAGTCACGAACGAAACTGGTACCAAAG ACACAAGCTGTTCCTGACTGCAGTTCTACGGTCGTGCCTTCGTTGTTCTTAAGAACGAGTCCTAGGAAGAAGCCTCCGACCGAG AAAAACTTTTACTTGGTCACtcaaatggaacaaaaagtTGATCTGGGAAAGTGCGGGGCCGCAGCCGAAAATGCGCCTACTAGTTCCACTGATACCAATATTGGTTCGCAAATCCCATCTAGAGTTGAT aACAACCCCTATCCTGTGTCATTACCACCGAAGAAGCCGCGTCTTGCATTTCTAGCAACAAGCACTTCTGATTTCCGCTCACCTCGAAAACCGGTGACAATAGAGCCTGATTTCCAG AAGCCTTCTTCTTCGACACCATTGTCTCGCTTTTCAAAGACGCTTAGACACAGTAGTGCTAGTCTCAGTAGAATAGCCGATAAGATTACTCGAGAGTCGGAGACCTCGCATAACGatttg CCggaaaaaacacttttaatGTCACCGAAATTGTTTCGTAGTCGGAGCAGTATGAACCTGAGATTAACGCCGGAAAGAGATTTGCGAGAGCGAAGGATTTCTGAATCGAGCAATGCAACG GCTCCTCGTGCTAGCCCGAAGAAGAAACTTCAGCCGAGTGCAACGTTATCAGATTTGCGACGCTCACCTTCAGCATCGACGAATCGAAGAAGGCGCGCTTCGCTCTCATGCTCACACTCAAAG GAACCTCTTGCTAAACAGTTGCGCAAAAGAAGCTCGAGTCTTGAGCTGCGAGACATCGAAACTAATGAGATAGCACTACATAGGAAAAGGAGGGTCAACTATGTGAAGCAA GTAAACGTACTTGACATGGTAACTACCTTGACAGAGATTTTCCCAAGCCAGAACACTGAACAGGCAGTCACTCTATCCACAGAGAGTGTAAGCAGTAATGATCCGGAAGTAAAGATTA CTCCTCCACCATTGGGCGCTGCAGACCGAGATAGCCAAGAAGATACTAATTGCAACCATGACACTCTGAAGGATGATGAACTAATAAAAACTCACCTGAGCGCTGGGAGTGAACATGATCAGGGAGAAGCAGAAACGACAAATAGTTTTGTGAAGAGTTGTCCTCTAGAGACCAAGCTGATATCATCAAAGACGGAAAAAGCGGCTAACAGTAACAACAGAGGAGAACTTGTTGAACCAGAGAGAGGTCAACCGGTTGTGGTCATGAACACCATGGAGGCTGAATCTGGCATTTCATTCGCGAGTATAgagaaaactgcaaaagaTGGATCCGATGAACGAGAAAATGATAACAACGATGATCAAATAGCATGTTCCTGCTCAATAGAAGCTGGTTCGTCAACAAGTTCTTGTACAGTTGAATGTGTTTCTGACGGTGCTACCCAAGAAGCTACTGCGAATGAAATTAAGATATCAAG TCCACTGAGGAAAAGTTCTTCCAATTCTACTAATTGCGCAACTTCAAACTTGGTACGAAAATCGAAATCTGAACAATCTCTGGATAAGCGAGTCAGATTCCAAAACGTTAGTGTGTACTACTTCGCTCGAACACAAGGAATTTCCACAGTGCCGAAAAATGGCGAAGTAACGTTAG GGATGGTAGATAAGCACTTCACGAAGCGGCAGTTTCCGCTTTGGTACGGAAGACGACCAGAACTAACGCTTCCGATTGACTATGAA GAAGAGATGTCAGAGAGTGAAAATATTGGTGATGTGTTTGACGCCGAGGGGCTTGAGCGGTGCACTGCTCATCAACTGCCTCTGTTCGAAGGTAAAACTCGAATCAGGATGTTGAAGCGGTCAGGAGTACAACTGCAGAAG GATGAAAACGTAGAAAGTTTGGAATCTATTCGAAGGTCACGCATTTTATGTGGGTGCCAATGCGAAAGCGGATTTTGCAGACCGGAGACATGTCAGTGCGCTTTAGATGGGATAGGTTGCCAG GTTGATGGCCCAGATGAGTTCGGAAGATCGCACCCGTGCTCATGCACATACGCTAACTGTCTCAACCCCTGCGGAAGGATAGAATTTGATCCGGAGCATGTTAAGAATCATTACCGAATAACTATGATGCGATTGAACCATGCAGAACAAAAG GGAATATACGACTCACCACAGCGGATACGTTTCACATCAGACGGGGAGGCTCAATCGGTTTCCTACTTCACACCTCCACCTTCTAAA AGCACACCGCTAATTGGAATGCAAACCCAAGCTCAGGAGAGCAAATTACTAACCGACGTGGACGACCCGCCTACGCGCAAGTGTCCAGTGACGCCGGTCTACAAAAAATCCAAGCAAAAGCG TGGACTGAAGGTGGAACTTATTGGTGATCGGGCCTGGATGGAGCCTTCAGAACCTGGTGAATTTCAAGAGATTGTCTCGGATGCGCCTAAACAATACTAA